A stretch of DNA from Glycine max cultivar Williams 82 chromosome 18, Glycine_max_v4.0, whole genome shotgun sequence:
gTTCTTTTCCCATCAATTAAGAAATATGTTGGAGATATACTTTTAtaactgcataatattttatttttcaatttttaaaataggatttagtatataagttgatttcctatattttaggaataagtcagttttaatggattagcctaGTCAATAAGTGGCTCCCCttatctttaaggagcaagttagttttaatattttgttttgctaatatcttgttatctaattagtttatcttttactatttattgtatcgctgttgagaacaatttgaattagaatagaataattctatttcctctgcatacgtattgtctctcttctctcctctgttttttataatttcctcctcAAAATCAACAATTGGTATCGAGAGCCTTATTCTTACGGGATCCTGTACCATGGAAGGTGAAGCAAGTTATACccacataactcttccaatctttgatggaGAGAATTATGATCTTTGGGAAGTGAAAATGCAATCCTACATGGAGTCTTTGGATTTGTGGGATACTGTGGAAGaggattatgaaatatatccactgcctgaaaatcccaccatggcccaaattaaaaatcacaaggaaagaaagatgaagaaggcaaaggcgAGGTCATGTTTGTTCACTGGTGTTTCACAAATGATATTCATCAGAATCATGACTCTTAAATCACCCAAAGCAATTTGGGATTATCTGAAAGAGGAATACGCTGGAGACGATAGAATACGAAGCATGCAAGTGCTGAATTTAAGGAGGGAATTTGAGCTTCAAAGGATGCAAGAGTCAGAGACAATCGAAGAATACTCAAACAAATTATTGGGTATTGCTAACAAGATAAAGTTGTTGGGAAGTGATTTTGCTGATTCGAGAATTGTAGAGAAAATTTTGGTAACGGTGCCAGAGAGGTATGAAGCATCTATAACTTCATTGGAGAACACAAAGGATCTGTCAAAAATCACATTGGCAGAAGTGCTACATGCCCTACAAGCTCAAGAGCAGCGAAGGTTGATGAGGCAAGATCGTGTTGTCGAAGGTACTTTGTAACATctcaatttttgtaatctagattaaaaaggattgttatttataaataaataaagttttagaaaaatgatgagattttataaataaataaataagaagatataattattaattaaaataatgatttgagagaaaataaaaaggtatttcatttatttgtttgatagaaaataaaatagagtttgtttttataaaataaataaataaatatagagcaaataataggctgagtacctaggtataaatagttatgttaagtcagatGCCTCTCTTTggcctcatttttgtttttcccattctcctctcaaaaccctttctttttcccgtagcacaccaaacctgtcttagaaaaatgacgatctcgggCTCATTCACCGTTagatcattgtgaaatttgaacaccacgttcgcaacccaattaCGAGCATtatcaccgttgggaattttgatattatgtctgagcttagaggaaaacccttcgcgttgtagccttttatttttctgcagaaacccaaaactgtctcggtaaaactacgatcccgaattcgttaaccgttggattttcatgaaatttggatatgttgttagaaattcaattgcgcacagttccaccattgggatttttgagataatattcgtggtgggagaaaaaggaatcgcatgaagacagtacaagtggaggtttcaatctcttctccgtctctttggcgtttgggaattctatcggaacagtcggaggaataactgaaggaatctaAGGGAACCGCTAGAAATGTTACTATCGctagctgaagacacgtgagtccgctcagaggtaagggatgagtttatcgcaattgggagttagaatgaacatgtgtagggatctttagagaactaaatttgggtttattttgggatgtttattgaattataatttttcataggtaaagtgcacatgattcatgaggtgtgataacatgttaaattgagattataccattgtgattgggattaagtgtatgtgataaattaagTATGTATacgattgagatatatatgtgcattgagttgtgaactatgaattgtacaatcacacgatcataagtcccttcaagggcgacgagttaatgctaagtcccttttagggcgacgagttgatgttaagttccttttagggcgacgagttaatgttaagtccctttaagggcgacgagttaatgataagacccttaaaggacgacgagttaaatttattttgagaacaattgagaagtcatgtgttttgtacagttcatagatagagtctgtgtgctaaaatattttcttggttggacctgaatcaggagggagaggccctgacggactcttcggagtgtaggccttgggggtcacacggtttgagtgctcctttaagcctatgttgatctcatatggttggaaaattctcgcaaaacactgtgaccctgactggtctccctatgatattacctagtgagagtgacttgacttactatTGTGTGgcttgtcttgtcatgtactcctaggcgcccgccgaggtttttcactgacatggtaccacattgcatataagcttgagtcttagcataactgttgcatacgcttgctaattgtttattatgaaattgatgtgttattatgtcttgatcggagtgtgtgattcctgtgtattgtgattgatgattgaaaggtgtgattgatggatgaaaagtgtgattgatgaaaggcaaagtgatgaaataatgtgagatatgctaagtaaattgtatttggctactatatgttgtgttgtttctctctagtagttagaaatgtgataactcactcccggtttgctatttgtgtttggatcctgtgatgatattgaactttgtgttcgggggagcagatgaataggtggatgactatgaagaacctcatgctagaggacacgagaACACCACgctttgataggatgtgacattaggatataggttctatattaattgtatgaaacttAGATGACCTACTTTgtgtcgagatgactttattatttatttggacaagtttgaatatgatgtagaagaaagtgaatgtgagccttttacccatttgaaaaacttgtatttaaaaatgttttaaaaatacttttaattaatatttgaatttttattcctttattaatatatatgtgaggggtagagggtgtcacatgcTTTGCCCACCAAACATCATGAAGTTGATGAAAGcaaaaaggattttttcaagAAGAACCAGCCAGCAAGCAGCGAAAATagtgcaaacaaccaaaacaaaggtaaggataaaaagaaaaattatcaaccttgagtagtgaatcaagtgaaagttggttgattgatagtggttgtacgaaccacatgacatatgataagactttattcaaggatttgaagccaactaatgtctcaaaggtcagaattgggaatggtggctatattcctataaaaggaaaaggaactgttgcaatttcaacgtgttcaggtatcaaattaatatcagatgttctttatgtacctaacattgaccaaaacttgctaagcgtaggtcagttgattaaaaagggatttaaagtgtcctttgaacatcaacattgctttatctatgacaattttggccgggaagttctaagggttaaaatgaaaggtaaaagctTCTCATTTGATCCAGCAGAGGAGGAGCATACAACCTATTTCACTCAAGTCACACCCACGGAATTCAAGCACAAGAGACTTGATCATTGCCATCTTGAAAGAatgctaaacatgaaaaaaaggaaatatgcaaaagaaaatttgaagaagtttcaaatggaGGAATGCAAATCTGCTAGCACACTaatgaatcaaaaggagaagttCCGAAAAGAAGAAGGTGTTGATAACATTGATGAAGGATATTATGGGAGCTTGATTGGATGTCTAATGTATCTCACTACAACAAGGCCAAACATTCTATTTGCTCAAAAGAACAAAACTggaatttttattgataatcaAGTAGCCATTGCTATTGCAAACAATCTCGTGTGTCATGGGAAGactaaacatttcaacatcaagttctattatttgataaagatgCAACAAAGTGGTGAAGTGAACTTAATTTATTGTAGGTTTAAAGATCAACTGGTTGACATGTTTACAAAGTCACTACCTATCAACAAACTTGAACTCAAAGAATTGGAGTTTACAGTTCCAAaagcaaggaggagtgttggagatatacttttgtaactgcataatattttatttttcagtttttaaaataggatttagtaaataagttgatttcctatattttaggaataagtcagttttaatggattagcctagtcaataagtggttcctcttatctttaaggagcaagttagttttaatattctgttttgctaatatcttgttatctaattagtttatcttttactatttattgtatcgttgctgagaacaatttgaattagaatagaataattatatttCCTCTGCATATgtattgtctctcttctctcatctgttttttataatttcctcctcAAAACCAACAAAATACAATCTTTTATATTCTTGCAAGGTTTCAGAGTTGAAACACAGGCTGCACAAGCTATTGAGGAGTGAAGAAATGTTCTGGGAAGACTGGAGACTGGATTGGAGATGAAGGCTTGGCGATTCTTAGTTTTGGGAGGAAGGGTTAACATAGAGAAGTTTTGGGAGGAAGGAAGGATTTAATgcaatagaaataaaaactcaaaaggAACTTGAGCCCAAGTTAAGGCACTTGAGTTTTAGTAGTAGTATGAATAAAACAAAAGCAAATCCGAATCcttatattatgttttaaaaaggcACGTGAGCCCAACCTACTCAGTTTAACAAAGCAGTGAGCCCAATTTCCATTTGACCCGCAAGCCCAAACCAAACATCTCCTTCATAACCCTAATTTGAAACTGCCTCCACGATTGTGGACGGAGAAACTTCTCCCCTTCGCAAGATCCACAACACGCATGACAGCCAAGAGGAGCAAAGCAGCCACGATTGCCTTTTTTGCGGCTTATGCAACACGACGCCATCACAATTGTGTTTTCCCTGAAAACCGCAGCGTGATAGCTTTATAACATCATGATGCGCTCTATTTGAAAACACTGGTTGGAAAGCCACCTTAATTACAGTTATCCCCAACCAGCCTTAGTTGCAGCCTCTTTGGGTGTTGCCTTAACTGTAGCCCCAAGGGTGGTGCTTCAGTCCCGCATCAACTAGAGATATGACTTAAATAGAGCTCATAAACCTTGGACAATCCTCACCTTACAAGCTGGTTTTGTGGGAGTTGAGTTAGGTCTTAAGCCAAAATTCCAAAAGTTAAGAATAATAGTTAGAGTAAGTGACAAATAAATACGACTGAATGAGAGGGAATTCATTCAGGTCTGTCAACATTTGTAAGTTGACAACTAGTttttggtgaaaagagaaatcgTGTGAAGGGGAAACCCTTGGAGGAGAGTTCTCTCTTCTTTGTTCTGTTCTTTAGTCTTAGAATATGGGTTATGGGCCTAACTAAAAGTCATTGACTGAGGGTTGCCccccacttatatattttatcttggtCTTATCTctagccgatgtgggacttgagttTTTACCAATGCACTCTCTCACGCACAATGTAATACAATTAGGCCATTGCAATACAAGCAGATCTAATCTTAAAATGGCATTCATACCACTACAAGCATCACTAAATTCAAGTTTCAACTGtatataaattaagtttgtCGGATATTTGAAT
This window harbors:
- the LOC100816061 gene encoding uncharacterized protein; its protein translation is MTLKSPKAIWDYLKEEYAGDDRIRSMQVLNLRREFELQRMQESETIEEYSNKLLGIANKIKLLGSDFADSRIVEKILVTVPERYEASITSLENTKDLSKITLAEVLHALQAQEQRRLMRQDRVVEGTL